A window of Proteus columbae contains these coding sequences:
- the yidD gene encoding membrane protein insertion efficiency factor YidD: protein MASSLSLGSKVLILLIRGYQLGISPLLGPRCRFNPTCSHYGIEALRRFGMIKGSWLTVKRILKCHPLHEGGDDPVPPRKNDDNREN from the coding sequence ATGGCGTCGTCATTGTCGCTTGGCTCAAAAGTCCTGATCTTGCTGATTAGGGGCTATCAACTGGGGATTAGTCCTCTGTTGGGGCCTCGTTGTCGTTTTAATCCTACGTGCTCTCATTACGGAATTGAGGCATTGCGCAGGTTTGGAATGATAAAAGGTAGTTGGTTAACAGTGAAACGCATATTAAAATGCCACCCTTTACACGAAGGTGGTGATGATCCTGTCCCACCTAGAAAAAACGACGATAACAGAGAAAATTAA